A single region of the Acidithiobacillus acidisediminis genome encodes:
- a CDS encoding LexA family protein, whose protein sequence is MRCNETRTTTTQGTSVILPVFLWRIPAGFPSPAEDYTAGPINLNEHLIHHPNATFLLRVSGHSMQGAGIFDGDEILVDRAIPPSDGRIVVAYANSKLTVKRLRLRKDRPPVLLPENPEFPAMELREGEECQIWGVVTRVLHQV, encoded by the coding sequence ATGCGATGCAACGAAACCAGAACTACTACCACCCAGGGTACCAGCGTGATCCTGCCCGTTTTCCTTTGGCGGATCCCGGCAGGATTTCCGTCACCAGCGGAGGATTACACAGCAGGCCCCATCAATCTTAATGAACATCTGATCCATCACCCAAATGCCACCTTTCTGCTCCGGGTATCGGGGCACTCCATGCAGGGGGCAGGAATCTTTGATGGGGATGAGATTCTGGTTGACCGAGCCATTCCTCCCTCCGACGGCCGCATTGTGGTCGCCTATGCGAATAGCAAGCTGACCGTGAAACGCCTACGTCTGCGCAAAGACCGCCCACCTGTGTTGTTACCCGAAAACCCAGAGTTTCCAGCGATGGAATTGCGGGAGGGAGAGGAGTGCCAGATCTGGGGCGTGGTGACGCGGGTGCTGCATCAGGTATAG
- a CDS encoding FUSC family protein, with translation MVKLPRIFRSQIENTENKLGHWDSYVRSLYVTGLVLAGYFAGYEINQLVPVHATVNLIGALWAAATVLTVYKDQRVESQKSFFATITAALLGSLIAVAYLLWLPQHVWGLAPIIVLAMLLSQVLGFADRGRQMVSMLLIIVIFSHISKNSPWVNAGMRDLEVFIGALVGLIGGYVGEQLPGLDDT, from the coding sequence ATGGTGAAATTACCACGCATTTTCCGCAGCCAGATCGAGAATACCGAAAACAAGTTGGGGCATTGGGATTCCTACGTTCGGAGCTTGTATGTGACCGGCCTGGTGTTGGCGGGCTATTTTGCAGGATACGAGATCAACCAACTGGTCCCCGTCCATGCCACAGTAAACTTAATCGGCGCCCTCTGGGCTGCGGCAACCGTCTTGACCGTATACAAAGACCAGCGCGTGGAAAGCCAAAAAAGCTTCTTTGCTACCATCACCGCCGCCCTACTCGGATCCCTGATCGCCGTGGCCTATTTGCTCTGGCTTCCCCAGCATGTATGGGGCTTGGCCCCGATCATCGTGCTCGCCATGTTGCTGAGCCAGGTATTGGGCTTCGCTGACCGGGGCCGACAAATGGTCTCCATGCTGCTCATCATTGTCATCTTCTCTCATATCAGCAAGAACTCCCCCTGGGTCAATGCGGGTATGCGGGATCTGGAAGTCTTCATTGGCGCGCTGGTCGGCCTGATCGGTGGTTATGTTGGTGAACAATTGCCCGGGCTGGATGACACATGA